The following proteins come from a genomic window of Thermoproteus sp.:
- a CDS encoding S-methyl-5-thioribose-1-phosphate isomerase, whose translation MNIDELVKEIKANYKPKLKVIEWKGDRLSLLDQRLLPFETKYLELKTVDGVADAIKNMAVRGAPAIGITAAYGMALALFERETSSLDEALKILAAAREKLAKTRPTAHNLFWALNRMYSKAKELVESGAVKSPKELREELVGEANRIFEEEFEAEAKMGAYGVQLIQSGDWVLTQCNAGSLATGALGTATAPIYVAKYLDIDVSVIVPETRPWQQGARLTAYELRENGVRIKLIADTAVGLVLRRRLVNLAIVGADRILSDGTVYNKIGTLNEAVLAHEFGVPFYVAAPTSTFDLTHRPEEVEIEERSPDEVRTVRTQHGHVYVTMPDVDVYNPVFDETPPKYITAIITEVGVITQPLDRNIRRFLAHKS comes from the coding sequence ATGAACATAGACGAGCTGGTCAAAGAGATCAAGGCCAACTACAAGCCCAAACTGAAGGTGATAGAGTGGAAGGGAGATAGGCTTTCCCTATTGGACCAAAGGCTCCTGCCATTTGAGACTAAATACTTGGAGCTTAAGACCGTCGACGGGGTCGCCGACGCGATAAAGAACATGGCCGTTAGAGGCGCGCCTGCGATAGGCATCACGGCTGCGTACGGGATGGCTCTGGCCCTCTTCGAGAGGGAGACGTCCAGTCTAGACGAGGCGCTAAAAATCCTGGCGGCCGCAAGGGAGAAGCTCGCCAAGACTAGGCCCACAGCTCATAACCTATTCTGGGCTCTTAACAGGATGTACTCCAAGGCCAAAGAGCTCGTTGAGAGTGGAGCCGTCAAGAGCCCTAAAGAGTTGAGGGAGGAGCTTGTGGGGGAGGCCAATAGGATATTTGAGGAGGAGTTTGAGGCTGAGGCCAAGATGGGGGCCTACGGCGTCCAGTTGATACAATCGGGGGATTGGGTCTTGACACAATGTAATGCAGGTAGTCTCGCCACGGGGGCTCTGGGCACCGCGACGGCCCCCATATATGTGGCGAAGTATCTGGACATTGACGTATCGGTCATAGTGCCCGAGACGAGGCCATGGCAACAAGGCGCGAGGCTGACGGCGTATGAGTTGAGGGAAAACGGCGTGAGGATCAAGCTGATAGCGGACACTGCCGTGGGGCTTGTCTTGAGGAGGAGGTTGGTCAATTTGGCTATAGTTGGCGCAGATAGGATTTTAAGCGACGGCACTGTGTACAATAAAATAGGTACGCTCAACGAGGCGGTTCTGGCACACGAATTCGGCGTCCCGTTTTACGTTGCGGCGCCGACGAGCACCTTCGACTTGACCCATAGGCCGGAGGAAGTCGAGATAGAGGAGAGGAGTCCAGACGAGGTGAGGACTGTGAGGACTCAACATGGCCATGTATATGTCACAATGCCCGACGTAGATGTATACAACCCGGTTTTCGACGAGACGCCGCCTAAATACATAACGGCTATAATAACTGAGGTCGGCGTAATAACACAACCGCTGGATAGAAATATACGGCGGTTTTTGGCGCATAAGTCCTAG
- a CDS encoding V-type ATPase subunit, translating to MSSILRRPALGPKVRALRVKSLPKDKAIALAYANNPDEYLNVLRTTQYQVSIDKLTSETLKDLRDQIIHTYMINIKEIYLGSPKDGKEVIKLHLRRFEYENIEYIITAIRSGKNPEDFIMTEPLDFTGRRYVISSLLGARSIEEVGERLRALRHPASEAFDLMQKFGYDKFTIFLDRQWILDYTKSLSELNDRSINRLIDALTTYFNVVLAVRARLWGLSPEEITSLTAGMPSGIIGEIFNAVARGEIAKALDLISGIKPWGQVVASLTSEEPTFENLSVVLDNSYPAIMRRLADTCMVECSEFSLGALLSSLEYMRSEAMLIIKSAAMLIEGVSVEKRRSYFAPLTLI from the coding sequence ATGAGTTCGATTTTAAGGAGGCCGGCCCTCGGGCCTAAAGTAAGAGCGCTTAGAGTTAAAAGCCTCCCTAAAGATAAAGCCATAGCGCTCGCCTACGCCAACAACCCCGATGAGTATCTGAATGTGTTGAGAACTACTCAATATCAAGTCTCTATAGATAAATTGACGTCGGAGACCCTAAAAGATCTAAGAGATCAAATTATACATACGTATATGATTAACATAAAAGAAATATATTTGGGTTCCCCGAAGGACGGCAAGGAGGTAATCAAGCTACATCTAAGGCGTTTTGAATATGAAAATATAGAATACATCATTACTGCAATAAGGTCCGGCAAAAATCCCGAGGACTTCATAATGACGGAACCTCTTGACTTCACAGGTAGGCGCTATGTAATATCTTCGCTTCTAGGCGCTAGAAGCATTGAAGAGGTCGGCGAGAGGCTCAGGGCCTTGAGGCATCCCGCCTCTGAGGCTTTCGATTTGATGCAGAAATTCGGCTACGATAAGTTCACAATATTCCTAGATAGACAGTGGATTTTAGACTACACTAAGTCCTTAAGCGAACTTAACGACAGATCCATAAATAGACTCATCGACGCGCTCACTACATATTTCAATGTAGTGCTGGCCGTAAGAGCTAGGTTATGGGGGTTGTCGCCAGAAGAAATTACATCTCTTACCGCTGGCATGCCGTCGGGAATTATCGGCGAGATATTTAACGCGGTGGCTCGCGGCGAGATCGCAAAGGCTTTAGATCTAATTTCGGGCATCAAGCCGTGGGGCCAGGTGGTGGCCTCCTTGACGTCCGAAGAGCCTACGTTCGAAAACCTCTCTGTTGTGTTGGACAACTCCTACCCCGCCATAATGAGACGTCTGGCCGATACCTGTATGGTCGAATGCTCGGAGTTCTCGTTGGGCGCCCTCCTCTCGTCTCTAGAATACATGAGGTCTGAAGCCATGTTGATAATCAAGTCAGCTGCTATGCTGATCGAAGGCGTTTCGGTGGAAAAAAGGCGTAGCTATTTCGCCCCCTTGACGCTTATCTAG
- a CDS encoding RsmB/NOP family class I SAM-dependent RNA methyltransferase: MWIDFDGIRVDVELYRSLLQYLSDREVEAIFTAIKRPPSRYYIRVNTAKISPEGLLARLSRKFPVYRDEYLEEALWIPVRGPFEVPTAKKVVVAEKRAAESVYMGSDLYAPGVLKAADVKKGDEVNIASPDGQVVAYGIAEMDGLDMVKTRRGLAVRVLKSVYEAPKLRELEEFEAGYFYDQSMPAMWVGALARRLGARTAIDLNAAPGGKTTHLAQLGIRVVAFDRSRPKVKKVLENARRLGLESLIDVLVHDSRYLDRDFPLLRGDVALVDPPCSDLGVRPKLSYSISIRDVETLVRYQRQFISVAARTANYVIYSTCTLTYLENEGNVAWASRELGLKPLEVDIPRAVGGWDCPQCRRFMPHVFDAPGFFIAVLGK; this comes from the coding sequence ATGTGGATTGATTTCGACGGGATTAGAGTCGACGTAGAGCTGTATAGAAGCCTCCTCCAATATTTAAGCGATAGGGAGGTGGAGGCGATCTTCACGGCGATAAAGAGGCCGCCTTCTAGGTACTACATTAGGGTCAATACGGCAAAGATATCTCCAGAGGGCCTTCTGGCTAGGCTCTCAAGAAAATTTCCAGTATATCGAGATGAATACCTAGAAGAGGCGTTGTGGATCCCCGTAAGGGGCCCCTTCGAGGTGCCTACCGCGAAGAAGGTCGTAGTGGCGGAAAAGAGGGCTGCTGAGAGCGTATATATGGGCAGCGACCTCTACGCCCCCGGCGTCCTTAAGGCGGCCGACGTGAAGAAAGGGGACGAAGTAAACATAGCGAGCCCCGACGGGCAGGTAGTCGCATATGGGATCGCCGAGATGGACGGACTAGATATGGTTAAGACCAGGCGGGGGCTCGCTGTGAGGGTGCTTAAGAGCGTATACGAGGCTCCGAAGTTGAGGGAACTGGAGGAATTCGAGGCTGGCTATTTTTACGATCAAAGCATGCCGGCCATGTGGGTGGGCGCCTTGGCGCGAAGGCTCGGCGCGAGGACTGCAATAGATCTAAACGCCGCGCCTGGCGGCAAGACGACCCACTTGGCGCAATTAGGCATAAGGGTGGTTGCCTTCGATAGGTCCCGGCCTAAAGTCAAGAAGGTTCTGGAAAACGCGAGGCGGCTGGGGCTAGAGTCGCTTATAGACGTCTTGGTGCACGACAGCAGGTATTTAGATAGAGACTTCCCGCTCCTGAGGGGCGACGTAGCGCTTGTAGATCCCCCTTGTAGCGACTTAGGCGTAAGGCCTAAGCTCAGCTACTCTATATCTATAAGAGATGTGGAGACTCTCGTCCGCTACCAGAGGCAGTTCATCTCGGTGGCGGCGAGGACGGCCAATTACGTGATATATTCAACTTGTACCTTGACGTATTTAGAAAATGAGGGGAACGTGGCTTGGGCCTCGCGGGAGCTGGGCCTCAAGCCTTTGGAGGTCGACATACCTAGGGCCGTAGGCGGGTGGGACTGTCCTCAATGTAGGAGGTTCATGCCGCATGTATTCGACGCGCCGGGCTTCTTCATAGCGGTGCTAGGCAAGTGA
- a CDS encoding ATP synthase subunit C yields MSGRYLLPLLLLSALALAQATTTSSGNQYIGAGLAMGLAGLGAGLGVGIAGAAAISALVEKPQERTWYLIFVALAEAIAIYGLLISFILASR; encoded by the coding sequence ATGTCAGGCAGATATCTACTACCCCTCTTGTTGCTAAGCGCATTGGCGCTTGCGCAAGCGACGACCACCTCTTCGGGCAATCAATACATAGGAGCGGGACTTGCTATGGGCCTCGCAGGCCTGGGGGCTGGCTTAGGCGTAGGCATCGCAGGCGCTGCGGCCATATCGGCCCTCGTCGAGAAGCCACAAGAGCGTACTTGGTATCTAATATTCGTAGCTCTGGCCGAGGCTATAGCGATATACGGCCTGCTGATAAGCTTTATATTGGCCTCTAGATAA
- the hisS gene encoding histidine--tRNA ligase — protein sequence MPGLEDQLRRPVRGMRDLTPELFYALQEVETALSRVAESFGYRRVETPAVEHFEVLARKAGREIVNEIYYFRDKAGRELGLRFDMTVPVARVLSYRLDEPKPVRWYYFTKVWRYDEPQHGRYREFYQFGVELIGSASPRADAEVIALMARSIEAVGLRDYLIKINDRAVMDRILASMGVEGSREEVLRALDKRGKVPDEVLLEMLVEAGMRKESAEVLMGMISEPRPISEAPETFSKYDKELGERYALLIKALEAYGVVDKTALDFSIVRGLDYYTGMVFEAFAGEYKLAVGGGGRYDNLIELYSGVKTPALGFAIGVERLMEAAGISRVDRPLEYYIYPITEEAYRTAVKVAEALRSKGASVAIDLGELTLKEALEHAAKTGVKYFVIIGKKELERGVVKIRDMAKRVEFEVELNRLG from the coding sequence ATGCCGGGCCTAGAGGACCAGTTGAGGCGCCCGGTACGCGGGATGCGGGACTTAACGCCGGAGCTGTTCTATGCGTTGCAGGAGGTGGAGACGGCCCTCTCACGAGTCGCCGAGAGCTTCGGCTATAGGAGGGTCGAAACTCCAGCTGTAGAACACTTCGAGGTGCTGGCCCGGAAGGCCGGCCGCGAGATTGTAAACGAGATATACTATTTTAGGGATAAAGCAGGCCGCGAGCTCGGCCTTCGCTTCGACATGACTGTGCCGGTTGCAAGAGTCCTCTCCTATAGGCTCGACGAGCCCAAGCCGGTCCGTTGGTACTACTTCACTAAGGTGTGGCGTTACGACGAGCCGCAACACGGCCGCTATAGGGAGTTCTATCAATTCGGAGTGGAGCTTATAGGCTCTGCGAGCCCTCGCGCCGACGCGGAGGTGATAGCCCTCATGGCCAGATCTATAGAGGCCGTAGGGCTCCGCGACTATCTGATAAAAATAAACGACCGCGCCGTAATGGACAGGATATTGGCCTCGATGGGCGTAGAGGGGTCGCGCGAGGAGGTCTTAAGGGCGCTGGACAAACGGGGCAAAGTGCCCGACGAGGTCCTATTGGAGATGCTGGTGGAAGCCGGCATGAGGAAAGAGTCGGCGGAGGTCCTCATGGGCATGATATCAGAGCCGCGGCCTATATCGGAGGCCCCCGAGACCTTCTCTAAATACGACAAAGAGCTGGGGGAGAGATATGCGCTTTTGATCAAAGCGCTTGAAGCCTACGGAGTTGTCGACAAGACGGCCCTGGACTTCTCCATAGTTAGGGGCCTCGACTATTATACGGGGATGGTGTTCGAGGCGTTTGCGGGCGAGTACAAGCTGGCCGTCGGAGGCGGGGGGCGTTACGACAACTTAATAGAGCTGTACAGCGGCGTGAAGACCCCCGCGCTGGGTTTCGCCATAGGCGTGGAGAGGCTCATGGAGGCCGCCGGCATATCCCGCGTCGACCGTCCCCTCGAGTACTACATATACCCCATAACGGAAGAGGCCTACAGGACCGCCGTAAAGGTGGCCGAGGCGTTAAGGAGTAAGGGGGCTTCTGTCGCCATAGATTTGGGCGAGCTCACGCTAAAGGAGGCCTTAGAGCACGCGGCAAAGACGGGGGTGAAGTACTTCGTGATAATAGGCAAAAAGGAGCTGGAGAGGGGAGTCGTCAAGATACGCGATATGGCGAAACGCGTCGAGTTCGAAGTGGAGCTGAACAGGCTAGGGTAG
- a CDS encoding TIGR00296 family protein, translating into MEFRPYSLDEGTFLVKLARRAVEEYLARGVVIEPPAETPRRLLEDSYGVFTTIEKLAGGKLELRGCIGYPEGYRNVAYATIYSAIAACCQDPRFPAMALDEIDDVVFEVSILSPLRLLPPKPKDYLSSVEVGRHGIVIKRGFYSGLLLPQVPVEECWDSEEFLSNGCLKAWLHADCWLDERTKVYVFEAQLFREKAPRGEIYERDLKEELARCRSATRRHDVSA; encoded by the coding sequence ATGGAATTTAGGCCGTATTCCTTAGACGAAGGGACCTTCTTGGTTAAACTGGCCAGGAGGGCCGTAGAGGAATATCTCGCTAGAGGGGTAGTAATAGAGCCGCCGGCGGAGACCCCTAGGCGCCTCCTCGAGGACTCCTACGGCGTCTTTACGACCATAGAGAAGCTCGCCGGCGGCAAGTTGGAGCTCAGGGGCTGTATAGGCTATCCCGAGGGCTATAGGAACGTGGCCTACGCCACAATATATAGCGCCATAGCGGCGTGTTGCCAAGACCCGCGCTTTCCCGCCATGGCCCTAGACGAGATAGACGACGTGGTGTTTGAGGTCTCGATCTTGAGTCCCCTAAGGCTCCTGCCGCCTAAGCCCAAGGACTATTTGAGCTCGGTCGAGGTCGGGCGGCATGGCATAGTGATAAAAAGAGGCTTCTACTCCGGCCTATTGCTACCTCAAGTGCCCGTCGAGGAGTGTTGGGACTCCGAGGAGTTCCTCTCAAACGGATGCCTTAAGGCGTGGCTACACGCCGATTGTTGGCTCGACGAGAGGACTAAGGTATACGTGTTCGAAGCTCAATTGTTCAGGGAGAAAGCCCCCAGAGGCGAGATATACGAGCGCGACCTCAAGGAGGAGCTGGCCCGATGTAGATCGGCCACTAGGCGACACGACGTTTCGGCCTAG
- a CDS encoding endonuclease NucS — translation MGVKFETFVLDLLPSLGLTPLAHRYKIMRGGVEVGEVDVLAEDADKKLYAVEIKAGKVDVSGIRQAYINAKLLEAKPVVVCRGYADESAKKLAEELGVEVIILPDYVFLSIDELVGALTSAFIRSVAYVLRALAEIDESTAYALIECPDYYCFCEKVKSCDEVLRELNKKLPVSYDALRSLAAAKMAIKDMNRQTSECDEHRRAGQRDQGQLQAQTEGDRVEGR, via the coding sequence ATGGGCGTAAAGTTCGAAACCTTCGTCTTGGACCTGCTCCCCTCCTTGGGGCTCACCCCGCTGGCCCATAGGTACAAAATTATGAGAGGCGGCGTCGAGGTCGGAGAGGTCGACGTGTTGGCCGAAGACGCTGACAAGAAGCTCTATGCGGTCGAGATAAAGGCGGGGAAGGTCGACGTGTCTGGAATACGGCAGGCCTATATAAACGCAAAACTGCTGGAGGCCAAGCCGGTGGTCGTCTGTAGGGGCTACGCCGACGAATCCGCCAAGAAGCTCGCCGAAGAGCTCGGCGTCGAGGTGATAATTCTGCCCGATTATGTCTTTTTGTCTATAGACGAGCTGGTGGGAGCCTTGACCTCAGCCTTTATTAGATCTGTGGCCTACGTGTTGAGGGCCCTAGCCGAGATAGACGAATCTACGGCCTACGCGCTGATCGAATGTCCCGATTATTATTGTTTCTGCGAGAAGGTAAAAAGCTGTGACGAGGTCCTACGCGAGCTCAACAAGAAGCTCCCGGTCTCCTACGACGCCCTCAGGAGCTTGGCGGCGGCGAAGATGGCGATAAAAGATATGAATAGGCAAACGTCTGAATGCGATGAACATAGACGAGCTGGTCAAAGAGATCAAGGCCAACTACAAGCCCAAACTGAAGGTGATAGAGTGGAAGGGAGATAG
- a CDS encoding carbamate kinase translates to MFVVIALGGNAFTRPGRAMDQEEHLRNIKVAAEVVAKIAEEGHKVVVTHGNGPQVGFFDELQLIADRRYFKLDALVAATQGLLGYLLASSIDEKLGPGRSVALVTRALVGEEDPAFKEPTKFIGPAYPKEVAERLAERYGWTIRQDVGRGWRRVVPSPEPLAVLEVGAIRALADSGFIVIAAGGGGVPTSSRGGLEAVVDKDLASQVLANALGADALVILTDVDGVYIDYKTPRQRKIGEISADELKKLYDGGQFPAGSMGPKVLAAIRFVKNGGKFAAIGALEEGYYVFKRERGTVVLP, encoded by the coding sequence ATGTTTGTCGTGATCGCACTGGGAGGCAACGCGTTCACTAGGCCCGGCAGGGCCATGGACCAAGAGGAACATCTAAGGAACATAAAGGTCGCCGCCGAGGTCGTGGCCAAGATAGCTGAGGAGGGCCATAAGGTGGTAGTGACCCACGGCAACGGCCCGCAGGTAGGCTTTTTCGACGAGCTTCAACTGATCGCCGACCGGCGATATTTCAAGCTGGACGCGTTGGTCGCGGCGACTCAAGGCCTTTTGGGCTACCTGCTGGCCTCTTCAATAGACGAAAAGCTCGGCCCCGGCAGATCCGTCGCGTTGGTGACCAGAGCCCTTGTGGGCGAGGAGGACCCTGCCTTCAAGGAGCCGACTAAATTTATAGGTCCTGCATATCCTAAAGAAGTCGCCGAGAGACTTGCGGAGAGGTACGGCTGGACGATAAGACAGGACGTGGGTCGCGGGTGGAGGCGCGTAGTGCCTTCGCCCGAGCCCCTTGCGGTTCTGGAGGTAGGCGCCATAAGGGCTCTGGCGGATAGCGGATTTATCGTCATCGCGGCCGGAGGGGGAGGCGTGCCTACCTCCAGCCGAGGCGGCCTCGAGGCCGTTGTGGATAAAGACCTCGCCAGCCAGGTCTTGGCCAACGCGCTGGGGGCGGACGCCTTGGTTATACTCACCGACGTCGACGGCGTTTACATCGACTACAAGACTCCGCGGCAGAGGAAAATAGGCGAGATCTCCGCCGACGAGTTGAAAAAGCTCTACGACGGGGGCCAGTTTCCGGCGGGGTCCATGGGGCCTAAGGTGCTGGCCGCCATACGTTTCGTAAAGAACGGCGGGAAGTTCGCGGCCATAGGCGCATTGGAGGAGGGGTACTACGTCTTTAAACGGGAGAGGGGAACCGTAGTGCTACCCTAG
- a CDS encoding V-type ATP synthase subunit D, with product MSSRVSPSRLELINQRRRLQLFLRIKKTLEDARNSTIQRIRALIAELERDRAEIAASFSEISDLFKMAVAKEGIDRIDMLAEITPKVANAVAVNRGLYMGIEIENYGKYPVYSLIAEAPELDLALIKMRELLPKLLSFAEKETLFYVLLNRVREYQRMINAIDYVIVPRIQESIKYITLALEEQEREDFIRRKIITAVAQS from the coding sequence GTGTCTTCGCGAGTCAGCCCCTCTCGTTTGGAGCTGATAAACCAGAGGAGGAGGCTACAGCTTTTCTTGAGGATCAAAAAGACCTTGGAAGACGCTAGGAATAGCACCATACAGAGGATTAGGGCGTTAATAGCAGAGCTAGAGAGAGACAGAGCCGAAATCGCCGCAAGCTTCTCGGAGATCTCCGATTTGTTCAAAATGGCAGTGGCCAAAGAGGGAATAGACAGAATAGACATGCTGGCCGAGATAACGCCTAAAGTCGCAAATGCGGTAGCCGTAAATAGAGGCTTGTACATGGGCATCGAAATCGAAAATTATGGTAAATATCCAGTATATAGCCTCATAGCGGAGGCCCCCGAACTCGACCTGGCGCTAATAAAAATGCGCGAATTGCTACCCAAACTTCTATCTTTCGCCGAGAAGGAGACATTATTTTATGTATTGCTGAATAGAGTTAGGGAGTACCAAAGGATGATCAACGCCATAGATTACGTAATAGTGCCAAGGATACAAGAGAGCATAAAGTACATCACCTTGGCGCTCGAAGAACAAGAAAGGGAGGACTTCATAAGGCGTAAGATAATCACCGCTGTGGCTCAAAGCTAG
- a CDS encoding GTPase, which translates to MAEAWRRVRRVVEDSDIVLEVLDVRDPLAIRNIDVEKLAKDLGKRVIMVLNKADLVPFEIGLKWKEWFEVQGAPAVFLSAKERLGTRKLMAYIKRLAPAIPVRVAVVGYPNVGKSTIINYLKGRHVASTSPKPGWTKGEQLVRAKSWLIVVDTPGVIRSSPDDLALAVVQGAVDPGRVDDAVPYAIALIDRLLKLNPKALEIYGYRGSSAEEALEYVGRRYGRLMKGGRVNIDEAARRVLVDWIEGKLTYYYEPPSREA; encoded by the coding sequence GTGGCAGAGGCATGGAGGAGAGTCAGGAGAGTCGTCGAGGACAGCGACATAGTCCTAGAGGTACTAGACGTACGGGACCCCCTCGCCATTAGGAACATCGACGTGGAGAAATTAGCGAAGGATTTAGGTAAGCGCGTCATAATGGTTTTGAACAAGGCAGACCTCGTGCCCTTCGAAATAGGCCTCAAGTGGAAGGAGTGGTTCGAAGTCCAAGGCGCGCCGGCCGTCTTTCTGAGCGCCAAGGAGAGGTTGGGCACTAGGAAGCTAATGGCGTACATCAAGAGGCTGGCGCCAGCCATACCGGTCAGAGTGGCGGTCGTTGGGTATCCCAACGTCGGGAAGTCCACAATAATCAACTACCTAAAGGGGAGGCACGTCGCGTCCACCAGCCCCAAGCCAGGCTGGACTAAAGGCGAACAGCTGGTGAGGGCTAAAAGCTGGTTGATAGTGGTGGACACCCCCGGCGTCATTCGGTCGAGCCCCGACGACTTGGCCCTCGCGGTGGTACAAGGAGCTGTCGATCCGGGCAGAGTAGACGACGCGGTGCCCTACGCAATTGCGCTGATAGATAGGCTGTTGAAATTAAACCCCAAGGCGCTCGAGATATACGGCTATCGCGGCTCTTCCGCCGAGGAGGCCCTCGAATATGTGGGCAGGCGCTACGGCCGCCTGATGAAGGGCGGCCGCGTGAATATAGACGAAGCGGCCAGGAGGGTCTTAGTGGATTGGATCGAAGGGAAATTGACATATTACTACGAGCCTCCCAGCAGGGAGGCTTGA
- a CDS encoding FAD-binding oxidoreductase, translating into MKAAVIGGGIAGVFTAYFLKRAGVDVVGFGGELKYPLTSLVLTLSMPDRGDIEMARESLELYKRLDSVKPVTSVDILPINADLSSLKAAGVKYEVLDRYMGLRLERDEMVVITTDYLVPIRRIVKRLRRELGFLDGRAELAAEGRSVYVVAEGGERIKADVVVLAAGAENVALASKIGLRLPFKPYSCYAALYLVPTWLRGLSVGDYVNSWYGRPGPWPFYIAGDGCGEAYTRPPRGYASKIGRLIVKRAGWAVPLYATFGVCEGSPTGGPLFGRAEGFDNLYVIGGLDGYGSMVGPAAARRLAEFIVKGRTELLSELVEGLDFDPCVERHDWGASLRV; encoded by the coding sequence GGCGGGCGTCGACGTGGTGGGATTTGGAGGGGAGCTGAAATATCCCCTGACCTCTCTGGTGTTGACTCTCTCCATGCCGGACAGAGGGGATATAGAGATGGCTAGAGAGAGTTTGGAGCTGTACAAAAGGCTGGACTCCGTAAAGCCCGTCACTTCTGTCGACATACTGCCCATAAACGCCGATTTGAGTAGCCTCAAAGCCGCCGGCGTCAAGTACGAAGTCTTGGATAGGTATATGGGCCTACGCCTCGAACGGGACGAAATGGTCGTAATAACTACCGACTACCTAGTGCCTATACGTAGGATCGTGAAGAGGCTGAGGAGGGAGTTGGGGTTTCTAGACGGGAGGGCCGAACTGGCCGCTGAGGGCAGATCTGTCTATGTGGTTGCAGAGGGCGGAGAGAGGATAAAGGCCGATGTGGTGGTCCTCGCGGCGGGCGCGGAGAACGTAGCCCTCGCCTCCAAGATAGGCTTGCGCCTGCCCTTCAAGCCCTATTCCTGCTACGCCGCCCTCTATTTGGTGCCGACGTGGCTTAGAGGGCTCAGCGTAGGCGACTACGTCAATTCTTGGTATGGAAGGCCGGGGCCCTGGCCGTTCTACATAGCTGGCGATGGTTGCGGCGAGGCCTACACGAGGCCTCCTCGTGGCTATGCGTCGAAAATCGGTAGGCTTATAGTAAAGAGGGCCGGGTGGGCCGTGCCTCTCTACGCCACTTTCGGCGTCTGTGAGGGCTCTCCGACCGGCGGCCCGCTTTTCGGGAGGGCCGAGGGGTTCGACAACCTATACGTAATAGGAGGGCTGGACGGATACGGCAGCATGGTGGGCCCTGCCGCCGCTAGGCGGCTCGCCGAGTTTATCGTGAAGGGCAGGACGGAGCTTCTGTCGGAGCTCGTGGAGGGTCTCGACTTCGACCCCTGCGTTGAGCGCCACGACTGGGGCGCTAGCCTACGAGTATAG
- a CDS encoding saccharopine dehydrogenase C-terminal domain-containing protein: MRVLVVGCGNIGKFVSHHLADRGHEVVTLDVRGGDCPGVVKGDVESFGLGSVDLAISALPGPVAYRAARRILERGLDLIDISYMPEDAFTLNDVAKKSGARYVPDAGVAPGLSNVLVGRLLSEAGKLNSVKIYVGGVPKAPVGPLGYSITWSPYDLIEEYTRPARIIREGRMESVDPLSEVEIVETPLGKMEAFYTDGLRTLLQTVKVPNMFEKTLRWPGHVEKIRLLRDLGLMSDEIIEGAKPKQVLASLLGRLKFDVPDVVYMRVVGETADGKTTYEVLVEPQGVWSAMQRATGLSAVALMSVVKDLDPGVTAPEYIGLSNKLAPRVLAYLKQNGISINVERVTRSVL, from the coding sequence ATGAGAGTTCTGGTAGTCGGTTGCGGCAACATAGGGAAATTCGTCTCTCATCATTTAGCAGATAGAGGCCACGAAGTGGTCACTCTAGACGTGAGGGGAGGCGACTGTCCAGGCGTAGTCAAAGGCGATGTGGAGTCGTTCGGTTTGGGCTCTGTAGACCTCGCCATAAGCGCGTTGCCAGGGCCTGTCGCCTACAGAGCCGCCAGACGTATATTGGAGAGGGGGCTCGACCTGATCGACATTTCGTACATGCCTGAAGACGCCTTTACTCTGAACGACGTGGCGAAGAAATCCGGCGCCCGCTACGTCCCCGACGCGGGGGTGGCGCCGGGTCTCTCCAACGTGCTGGTGGGTAGGCTCCTATCTGAGGCCGGCAAGCTCAACTCAGTGAAGATATATGTCGGGGGTGTCCCGAAGGCCCCCGTAGGCCCCTTGGGGTACTCCATCACGTGGAGCCCCTACGACCTAATTGAGGAGTACACGAGGCCCGCTAGGATAATACGGGAGGGGAGGATGGAATCCGTGGATCCCCTCTCGGAGGTTGAGATCGTGGAGACCCCTCTGGGGAAGATGGAGGCTTTCTACACAGACGGCCTAAGGACGTTGCTCCAGACGGTAAAAGTCCCCAATATGTTCGAAAAAACTCTAAGATGGCCCGGCCACGTCGAAAAGATAAGGTTGTTGAGGGACCTAGGGCTTATGTCGGACGAGATTATAGAGGGTGCGAAGCCTAAGCAAGTGCTGGCCTCTCTGTTGGGCAGATTGAAATTCGATGTGCCTGACGTAGTTTATATGAGGGTGGTCGGCGAGACCGCTGACGGCAAGACCACCTACGAGGTCCTAGTGGAGCCTCAAGGCGTGTGGTCGGCGATGCAACGGGCGACAGGGCTAAGCGCCGTGGCGTTGATGTCGGTGGTCAAGGACTTGGATCCCGGCGTGACTGCGCCGGAGTACATAGGCCTCAGCAATAAGCTCGCGCCGAGAGTTCTGGCATACTTGAAACAAAACGGCATATCGATCAACGTAGAGAGAGTTACGAGATCCGTCTTATAA